The genomic stretch TGATGACAGCGGCAGTAAGGTTGCTTCCCCAGTAAGTGTCTCCAGACGCAAGACCCTGATCTCCAGCCATGGTCTGATCAAGGCCAGCCAGGGCGCTGGCGACACCAGACTGCTGTGCCCACCAATCGCTCATGACTAAGATGTGTAAGCTTTTGCATCGATCAGAAAGCATTAGCACGACTTACCAAATCCCTGGAAACCCAGTTCCTCCTTGAGAATGTAATTCAGCATGTAACTGTTTTGACATGCGTAGCTGTTGTTGACCTGGTTGTATGAGCACATGATGGACCCTACTCCAGCGCGAACAGCATCCGCAAAGGGCCTggcaagaaagaaacagTCAGTAATTGCTCAACATTGTTTGTGGAGATTTTCCTTACCAGAGATACAGCTCGTGAAGCGTAACGTCATCGATGTTGGAGGATTCTGCTTGCTTGTTGTTCTGTCCGTTCGATAACGCGGAAGCACCACCTTGACGGTAATGTTCCTGCTCGTTACCAATGAAATGCTTGGCACAGGCAATTACACCAGAGTCTTGGATTCCCTGAACCGTCTGGGCCATTCCAACTCCCGTGAGCACTGGGTCAGGGCTGAAGCCTTCCCAGTTTCGACCACCCTCAGGTGTACGGCCAATAGGCCCCGCCACAGGTCCCAATTGCGTATCTACGCCCTTTCCGCGATGCTCAGCTCCCATAGCCGCACCTCGAGCGTACATCAGGCTCCGACTCCAGGTTGCCGCCACATTCATTCCGGCTGGGAAGGCCGAATTTTCATCCGCTAAAAGATCTCTTAGAATTGTTCTCACGAAGGCCAACTGGCTGGGGGCTGATCTTACTGTCACGAACACCGAGAGGCGAGTCTTGGTTGCAAAAGCCTGGAAACCCAAGTCGAGGGATCGATCCAGAGTTTCCCACGCATCTTCCCCCCTCCCATCCTACACCAGTAGTGAGGTTGACCTTCTCCAGAAGAGTGAGTTTGCTAACAAACTCGACAGCCTTATCATAAGCCTGTGCCCAATTTCGACCGCTGGTCGGAACGGGAGAAGGATCGTCCCAGTTAAAGTCCGCATTGATCCACGGTGAAGGATACTTGGGCGGGGAAGTCGCTTGTCCAGAGGCAACGCCTGCTAGCAGAGTGccagcggcgatgatggagtTTGGCAACATGGCTGAGACTCGGCCACCAACTGATTGTGCCAAGAGGAAGACACTTGGCACTGATGCTAccaaaagcttcttctcacATCTGAGATACCAGCTGAATATATACCCCTGAATAATGGAGTAATTCCAGCGAAGGTATGGTTACATGCCGAACAGCCGTGCAAATGATGTTACCCTAGCTGTCAGCTTCTACGACCAGGAGTCGAGGAGTCCAGCCGTGATTTGCACATCTGCTTTTAAATGGTATCGAGGGTAATCGGACCGATGGTCTCGATAAACACGCCAAAATAATACATTGAGACGGGCAAACAAGATACTACGTGACCGTGGCGAACGGTTATAGGCGAGCTTCCGCGCGCTCTACTCCAAGCTCTACCCGTTTTCTACAAGTCACAACATATCCAGTTAGACAGCAGTTTGGTTTGCCAGTATACCCCAGCTTGCAAGGTAGTTGTTTAGTAAATTACGTGCGTCCAATACTTCAGCCACTAGGATGTATGCAGAAGGAGAGATCTTATTAGTGGATGTTTTGAACTTGGGTTTGTCCGATTGCTGAACCGGTTCAGGGATTATACACAGCAAGTTTACAAAGGGTCTCCGAAATAAGGCCGGGGATAAAATGATACTGCCGAATTACACTACTGAGCAAAAGGATACTGCGGGGTAGTTGGGGAATAGGGAGCGCTATGTAAGAATTGAGATTGGTCCCTTGCTAGGAACTACTAGTCTACTCGGTAGACCAAGGGTTTGATGAGGGTCAGAATCTGGGGAAATTGGTTCACAAGCGGAGCGCAACCGGGCAGCGGAGCGTCCAAAACAGCTGATTCAACAGCGAACataacacacacacacagagagagagagagagacattCTGCCATCATCCGATCACGGCAACAAAAGCTTCGAATATGCCGATGATAAAGTCTACTAGAGCTAGCTGTCCCTATACTTGGAGTTCAAAGATTCATTACCAATGCTCTACTACGTCTGGAGCTacttaataaagaaatattTATTGTATACAAAAAGTAGATACATTTTATGAATTCTTTTCCCTGATTTGAACTTGGTCCGACCATGGTGACTCAAATTTTCATACGACTATCTACTTACTAGTTTCGTGCTGTGTCTACTAAGCGAGGGTAATCCATGGCATACACGAGCGCGACGCATTATTTAGCGGTTACCTGCCGATGGGCGAGGAATTTCTTTTGGTTGTTTGGTAGTTTACCTATCAATCCAGGCTTTACGGCTCCCAGCAATTTTTTTACAGAGGGCTGCCGACGTGAAGTTTATGCTGTGTGCCAAGGCCTAGTCGGCCGCAAGATACCATGAATCCGTTATTAGTACAAGAAAAGCTAATATTCGGaataatttactattattgTTGGGTAATCAGCTGACATTCTGGTTAAATTATCTCCCATTTGACTTGTTATTGCCCCTGTCACTACAGCACAATCTCCTTATCCTTGGATGAAAGTACAACGAATCATAAGTGTATGCTAGAGAATTAGCAGGCTTACTCGCAGGCGATCAAATCGAACCTTattagagagagagaagaagcgagttCACTTAGCTAAAAACATAACCACAAAAACCATCTGCCCACTTACTTATGCTATTTTCGTGATAATTCTTTGTTTAGGCTTTTTGCGTAAGAAAGCTTGCTACGTGTAGAACATTAATGTGCATGAAACACTCATTTGTCATTCTACTAGGCTCAAGTTGGTTCATGTCACCCTTGTTGACTCACTCCGATCTGCCCACAACATTCCAATTGTTTGTGGGTTGTCCTAATCTTTTCCGCCTACAGTGGATTAGTGTGAAGTGTGAAACCTCTTCGTTTGTGGGCCTTTGAACTAACAAAGCTGTCGATATGCAGGTACAGCTGACTCGTAACCCCAAAGAATGGTAATACGAATCGATCGGGGAAGGCATCCACAAACCCTAGTGCAGCAAATCATGCTAGTAAGATCGAGATACCAAGCCCCATGTTGTCACTAGATACACTGAATTGCTTGGTATAGGGTTATAGATAAGCCCCAAAGCAACAGTGGTGTTAGAAATCAGAATCTTTGAAGCAAGTTTGGAGACTGAGGTAACATCTTATGCATCCAGATGAGTGCCGCGTAAGATGAGACGGTTTTATTGTTTCCATAGACGATGCATCTAAGGTACTAGTGACCGGCtgagaacaaaaaaggcgGCAACACACTCAAAGTTTAAGGAGCCCTCTTTTGACTAGCACTAGAGCTTCACTCTTTATTGTGGTTAGTCTGACGTACTGGTATATCTAGTTGATGCAACATTGGATCCAGAAGGAGATATTGCTTGTGTATGCTCTAACTCCAAAGAGTGAAAGTTTCCCTAAGAGGGAAAGACTGATCTATAATGGTAGCCGATGGCTTCTTGATTACGGACTACTTTTCCCTATTTTCATATTTTTGCGAACTCGCGATCCTCTCGCCCAATTGTTTGTTCCCGAATCAGCTCTCTAATCGTGGTATGAAACCTTTTCAGTGGCTACGAGGAAGTATTCCTGTAATGTATGTAGCTAATCCATTCGTCTTACTTAAGCTGCTTCATACAACACAGTAAATTGTTGCCCAAACATGAATGCACAGCCTATTCGTATGATGATTTCTGTCATGATGTGCAAGTGTAACGTATGTAGTCTGTTATTTACCAGCTGCTGTCTACTAGCTCGCCAAGTCATAACTCTTGcgaaatcttttcttttcgttccTCACTTTTCTGGCTTATAAGCATTGAGAGTAATACGGATTCGAGTACGTGCATGTCGAACCAGAAGCGCAGACAGTCGGTCCGCTCCAACCTTGGCCTCCACACTGGCCGTATTTACTACAAAGGGCATTagcttgctctctctcttcttacATCGGAAAAGAACTTACGTCTGTGTAGCTCCCGCAGAACTTGTTGTCTTTGAAGTTGTTGGCGGAATGGTAGTGCTTGGCTTTGTGGTGGTGCCAGGGTTGGAGGTAGTGCTATGCGCAGTTGACGTTGGTCGAACCGAGGTGGTTCCAGATGATGCAGGACCGCCACATCCTACGCGGCTCGTCGCAATCGCGACGTCGTCGAACCAGACTGTGTTGATGTCTCCGCTGTAGGCCTCCCAGCCAAAGTAAACACCAGTGATATCCGGTACATATGTTTCTCTTGTCCAGCCAGCGTCATTCGAATTGTTAGCACTTGGCCCCGCAGTCATACCCGTGATCAGGTTGCTGTTCAGCCAGGTCTGGATAGTCCCGTCAGTGCCCAGGTAGTATTCAAAGCACTGGAACGAGCCAGTAGGCAGATCGACTGAAGATGCAATGCCCTGTGGAGATAGGTCCGGAAGAGTAGCATCGTCAGATTCGCGGTTATAATCGAGGATTTCGCTTTGACCACCAATGCGGAGGTGTTTACCGCTTTGTGCGGTATCTGGCATAACAATGAATGTGACGTGGTCGCTGTTGAGAGCAGTCTCAAGCTGACTAAAATGCCCGCTCAGTATGCATATGTTCAAATCTAAGGTGAGAGTACTTACACCCAGGCTCTAACGTATACGTCACCAGTTGGCACTTGGGTAGTGCCAAAGAAGATATGTCCGCAATAGCCATTTGCGCCACCAACGACCTTCATAGAATTGCTGCCGCTATGGGCTACTGTGGTGTCCAGACTAACAGTTCCGCCCTGGTTGCAATCGGGCGCATAGGTGGGCCATGTACTCTGGTTCCACCCATCCTCAAAACCGTCTGAGATTTGCGCGAtagagagagacgagaaagTTGCAAGGGCGAGTAGAGCAGCCTGGCGAGCCATATTTACGCACAAGGCCTTGGTAAGGACCAAAGGTGCTATGGATGTAAATATTGTTAAGTGAATTAGATCTGGATTTCACATTAGCATACCTAGGTATTTAAGGAGGTCTCATAAAGCAATACCTCGATATATGGCAAGGCTCTTATTCTATACCTAGTATTGTTGATTTATTCCGGTCTTGCTAAATGGCAATTTGATCAAAGCAACGTTCTATCCACTCGATAATGGCTTTGAACCCAAGCCTGGTATTGAACCGCTTTGCCTATATAGATCCGAACTTAACCTGTTGCATGTGCGCGGCTAAAGTAAAACAGGTAAAATATTTTTGcctaataatttaatatagctaatatatcACAAGTCATAATTGTATAACTACCATACCAAACAACATATCACTAAAGAACGACTCTTGTCTCGATCGTCTATTGGTAAA from Trichoderma atroviride chromosome 3, complete sequence encodes the following:
- a CDS encoding uncharacterized protein (EggNog:ENOG41~antiSMASH:Cluster_3.1~SECRETED:SignalP(1-19)) codes for the protein MARQAALLALATFSSLSIAQISDGFEDGWNQSTWPTYAPDCNQGGTVSLDTTVAHSGSNSMKVVGGANGYCGHIFFGTTQVPTGDVYVRAWVQLETALNSDHVTFIVMPDTAQSGKHLRIGGQSEILDYNRESDDATLPDLSPQGIASSVDLPTGSFQCFEYYLGTDGTIQTWLNSNLITGMTAGPSANNSNDAGWTRETYVPDITGVYFGWEAYSGDINTVWFDDVAIATSRVGCGGPASSGTTSVRPTSTAHSTTSNPGTTTKPSTTIPPTTSKTTSSAGATQTKYGQCGGQGWSGPTVCASGSTCTYSNPYYSQCL